CTGACACCACACACGCCGCCGCTGGGACTGCGGGTGACGAACCAGTCCCTGTCCTTGTCTTCGCTCGTCATCTCAGAACGCGAGCATGAGCATCGGCCACACCTGCCTCCACGGGCAACTTGCGCAGTCTCTATCATCCGGAGGATGTCCTCCCTTGCCTTGCTGCTGGCCCTCGCGTTTCCCTTTCTTCCGCCTCACGCCCCGGTGCAGAATTACGCCGATACCGGACACTTCTTGCCCGTCAGTCGAGCCGATGTGTTTTCGAATATCTCGACACCGGAGAAGGTGGTTGCGCTCACGCTGGACGATGGTCCCAGCCGCCGCTACACGCCGATTGCGTTGCAAGTGGCGCAAACTGAGCACATTCCGTTGACGTTTTTCCTTATCGGTCGGGAGGCCGTGAAATATCCCGAGCTGGTGCTGCAGGAACAGGCGGCAGGGCATGTGATCGGCAATCATACCTGGCACCACCCCTTGAACGGGGTGGGGGACACGCGTGGCGCGTGGGAGGTACATCAGACGCAGCTGCTGCTGATGAAGATTACAGGGCAGCGTCCGACGCTGTTTCGGCCACCCGGCGGGGAGCTGAATACGGGCACGGCGGCCGCCGCTCGCGCAGATGGCTTGCAGCTCATTACCTGGAATGTGTTTCCCGGCGATACGGACGCCAAGCTCTCAGCAGATGTGTTGGCGAAGAGCGTGCTGGCGCATGTCAAGCCGGGGAGCATCATTTTGATGCATGACGGTGGTGGGCACCGGGACAGCAGTATGGCCGCA
The sequence above is drawn from the Deinococcus ruber genome and encodes:
- a CDS encoding polysaccharide deacetylase family protein, whose translation is MSSLALLLALAFPFLPPHAPVQNYADTGHFLPVSRADVFSNISTPEKVVALTLDDGPSRRYTPIALQVAQTEHIPLTFFLIGREAVKYPELVLQEQAAGHVIGNHTWHHPLNGVGDTRGAWEVHQTQLLLMKITGQRPTLFRPPGGELNTGTAAAARADGLQLITWNVFPGDTDAKLSADVLAKSVLAHVKPGSIILMHDGGGHRDSSMAA